The Skermanella pratensis genome has a window encoding:
- a CDS encoding PAS domain S-box protein — MLATCAENELSGIIETVGAPAFVVDVPEDGRLRPLCMNRRFRTISGFSDAAFRDFVERDSGARLHGCLDAAGPVDFDHQFVLDGGARWVRIGVVPLLDSAGRAARLMGTATDVTARRTAGQELARMAELYRGVLDEQQDLISRFLPDTTLTYLNDAYARMLGGTPDSLVGRRFVDTLPASDRERVVALFGSRTALGDGGPRVMVNENAVVTASGEQRWIRWRNVALVDRAGRIEGYQSVGTDVTDRKLAQEGMRTARQSLQDVIDSISEGFALYDADDRLVLYNDNFVAATPQLAAFDSPAGVTFEEILRAGISRREIPDAGADADREAWVAERVAAHRFPPETPPETPTEQRLPDGRHFRVSERRTRDGGIVCILTDITRLREQEVKLRESERRLRLLADSATDIICLHAPDTTILYASPSCEAQLGRAPEEMVGRRLGEFVHAEDLPLVERKHAGMMAGLPGSAVFRLRHRDGRWLWFESVAGRLEGTPERDGGLLIAMREISERVRYEQELREASDRLAAQAVELRKLAIDLDAARRVAEQASDAKSQFLAMMSHELRTPMTGVMGMVDLLMGTALSGEQRGYVQTLGASAGILLTILNDVLDFSKIEAGQLRMETIPFDLRRTVADVIHLFAGRAAGKRVRLTADIPVGAPSVVRGDPTRLRQVLFNLVGNAIKFTETGSIRVRLADFRDEEGDRVLLRFEVTDSGVGMTEEQRSRLFEAFVQADATTTRRFGGTGLGLAICKRLVEGRWTARSAPAAPSARGPSSISRCGWDEAAPSFPRPVRSPRSPRRPGAVPGSCWPRTTRSTA; from the coding sequence ATGCTCGCGACCTGTGCCGAGAACGAACTGTCGGGGATCATCGAAACCGTCGGCGCCCCGGCCTTCGTCGTGGATGTGCCGGAAGACGGCCGGCTCCGTCCCCTCTGCATGAACCGGCGGTTCCGGACGATCTCGGGATTCTCCGACGCGGCGTTCCGGGACTTCGTGGAGCGGGACTCGGGCGCACGACTCCACGGCTGCCTCGACGCGGCCGGCCCCGTCGATTTCGACCACCAGTTCGTCCTGGACGGCGGCGCGCGCTGGGTGAGGATCGGGGTGGTCCCCTTGCTGGATTCCGCGGGAAGGGCCGCCCGCCTGATGGGAACCGCGACCGACGTCACCGCCCGGCGGACCGCCGGGCAGGAGCTGGCGCGGATGGCGGAGCTTTACCGCGGCGTGCTCGACGAGCAGCAGGACCTGATCTCGCGCTTCCTGCCGGACACCACGCTGACCTATCTCAACGACGCCTATGCCCGGATGCTGGGCGGAACTCCGGACTCGCTGGTCGGCCGCCGCTTCGTCGATACCCTGCCCGCCTCGGACCGCGAGCGGGTCGTCGCGCTGTTCGGCAGCCGCACCGCGCTCGGGGATGGCGGCCCGCGCGTCATGGTCAACGAGAACGCCGTGGTCACGGCGTCGGGCGAGCAGCGCTGGATCCGCTGGCGCAACGTGGCCCTCGTGGACCGGGCCGGCCGGATCGAGGGGTATCAGAGCGTCGGCACCGACGTCACGGACCGCAAGCTTGCCCAGGAAGGAATGCGCACGGCCCGGCAGAGCCTGCAGGACGTGATCGACAGCATATCCGAAGGGTTCGCCCTCTATGATGCCGACGACCGGCTGGTGCTGTACAACGACAACTTCGTCGCGGCCACGCCCCAGCTCGCCGCCTTCGACTCCCCCGCCGGAGTCACCTTCGAGGAGATCCTGAGGGCCGGAATCTCCCGCCGCGAGATCCCGGACGCGGGTGCCGACGCCGACCGCGAAGCCTGGGTGGCGGAACGGGTCGCCGCGCACCGCTTCCCACCCGAGACGCCGCCCGAGACGCCGACCGAGCAGCGCCTGCCCGACGGCCGGCATTTCCGGGTTTCGGAAAGGCGCACCCGCGACGGCGGCATCGTCTGCATCCTGACCGACATCACCCGGCTTCGCGAGCAGGAGGTCAAGCTCCGGGAGAGCGAGCGGCGGCTTCGCCTGCTGGCCGACAGCGCCACGGACATCATCTGCCTGCACGCCCCCGACACGACGATCCTCTATGCATCGCCGTCCTGCGAGGCGCAGCTCGGCCGCGCCCCGGAAGAGATGGTGGGCCGCCGCCTGGGCGAATTCGTCCATGCCGAGGACCTGCCGCTGGTCGAGCGCAAGCATGCCGGGATGATGGCCGGCCTGCCCGGGTCGGCGGTGTTCCGCCTGCGGCACCGCGACGGGCGCTGGCTGTGGTTCGAGAGCGTGGCCGGCAGGCTGGAGGGAACGCCGGAGCGCGACGGCGGCCTCCTGATCGCCATGCGGGAGATCTCCGAACGCGTCCGCTACGAGCAGGAGCTGCGCGAGGCGAGCGACCGGCTGGCCGCCCAGGCGGTGGAGCTCCGCAAGCTTGCGATCGACCTGGACGCGGCACGCCGGGTGGCGGAGCAGGCGAGCGACGCGAAGTCGCAGTTCCTGGCCATGATGAGCCACGAGCTGCGCACCCCCATGACCGGCGTGATGGGCATGGTGGATCTTCTCATGGGCACGGCGCTGTCGGGAGAGCAGCGCGGCTATGTGCAGACGCTCGGCGCCTCGGCCGGGATCCTGCTGACCATCCTCAACGATGTCCTGGACTTCTCGAAGATCGAGGCCGGCCAGCTCCGGATGGAGACCATTCCCTTCGACCTGCGCCGGACGGTCGCCGACGTGATCCACCTGTTCGCCGGCCGGGCGGCCGGGAAGCGCGTGAGGCTGACCGCCGACATCCCGGTCGGCGCCCCGTCCGTCGTGCGCGGCGATCCCACCCGCCTGCGGCAGGTGCTGTTCAACCTGGTGGGCAACGCGATCAAGTTCACCGAGACGGGCTCCATCCGGGTCCGGCTCGCCGACTTCCGGGACGAGGAAGGCGACCGGGTTCTGCTGCGGTTCGAGGTGACCGACTCCGGAGTGGGCATGACCGAGGAGCAGCGCTCCCGGCTGTTCGAGGCGTTCGTCCAGGCCGATGCCACGACCACCCGCCGGTTCGGCGGCACCGGCCTGGGGCTGGCCATCTGCAAGCGGCTGGTCGAGGGGCGATGGACGGCGAGATCGGCGCCCGCAGCACCCTCGGCCAGGGGTCCCTCTTCGATTTCACGGTGCGGCTGGGACGAAGCCGCGCCGAGCTTCCCCCGCCCGGTCCGGAGCCCGCGATCCCCGCGGCGACCGGGCGCAGTGCCCGGGTCCTGCTGGCCGAGGACAACGAGGTCAACCGCCTGA
- a CDS encoding glycosyltransferase family 61 protein, producing MNGTPAHQSQDPDGREPSTLFDQAREHLLAGNAAAADAILRRGRALAPDDTAMAYLHGLCLIRTGDDPRSAAEAFAAVLRLEPGNGRAALLLSRALCRAGDRAEASRWRTELARRHPGDPALLNELAADLLDEGDEPAAARLLDQAIRTAPDDPDVLHNLGVACARLGSLERAEMLLRRSLERRQGMPARRDSSEAALAGVLATRGFFDEARAVAGGLLDRGAEQVHAWTVLGTVAARQRRPSAAVEALLKAEALAPADPSVLSNLAAALDEGGRVGEAEERWRRLAAAGHGGAEARARLASRTPAAGEAIRRLFPLDALKPPDGGPVELSGVDLCIDQWHLVDDDRLALDLVFTPPLGGSNFVAAADGIGAVLVRDDLDRRRIDEPAVFLGGTANYYHWMLDTLPRLAAVEGLDGRLLVNSAPSGFQMRTLELIGVPPSRLMVPDAPALTRFARLTVPGLVSRPRRADGQMDWMVASVEREAAVWVRDRLMEGIAVHPRQPARILVSREGSLFRRCDNEGVVSRIAADRGFVTVRLEELAFDEQVSLFAGAEIVMGVHGAGFTNMLFAPPGALLIELHPAGHLPEFYRQLTRLMGQGHAAIGGPLTQALHPAREYNWNFRIDTAELDRRLAELGA from the coding sequence ATGAACGGCACGCCAGCCCACCAATCCCAGGATCCGGACGGCCGGGAACCGTCCACCCTGTTCGACCAGGCCCGCGAGCATCTGCTGGCCGGGAACGCGGCGGCCGCCGACGCGATCCTGCGGCGCGGCCGGGCGCTGGCGCCGGACGACACCGCCATGGCCTATCTCCATGGCCTTTGCCTGATCCGGACGGGCGATGATCCGCGGTCCGCGGCGGAAGCTTTCGCCGCGGTGCTCCGGCTCGAACCCGGCAACGGCAGGGCCGCCCTACTGCTCAGCCGCGCGCTGTGCCGGGCCGGCGACCGGGCGGAGGCGTCGCGGTGGCGGACGGAGTTGGCGCGCCGGCACCCCGGCGATCCCGCGCTGTTGAACGAACTCGCCGCCGACCTTCTGGACGAGGGCGACGAACCGGCCGCCGCGCGCCTGCTCGACCAGGCGATCCGGACGGCACCGGACGATCCGGACGTGCTGCACAACCTGGGCGTCGCCTGCGCCCGGCTTGGCAGCCTGGAGCGCGCCGAGATGCTGCTGCGCCGCTCGCTGGAGCGCCGGCAAGGCATGCCGGCCCGGCGCGATTCGTCGGAAGCGGCGCTGGCCGGGGTCCTTGCGACACGCGGATTCTTCGACGAAGCCCGGGCTGTCGCGGGCGGACTGCTCGACCGCGGCGCCGAGCAGGTCCATGCCTGGACGGTCCTCGGCACCGTGGCCGCGCGGCAGCGGCGGCCATCGGCCGCGGTCGAGGCGCTGCTGAAGGCCGAGGCTCTGGCTCCGGCCGATCCGAGCGTCCTGTCCAACCTGGCGGCCGCCCTGGACGAAGGAGGACGGGTCGGGGAAGCCGAGGAGCGCTGGCGGCGCTTGGCCGCCGCCGGTCATGGCGGGGCGGAAGCGCGGGCGCGGCTGGCGTCGCGCACGCCGGCGGCGGGCGAGGCGATCCGCCGGCTGTTTCCCCTGGATGCCCTGAAGCCTCCGGACGGTGGTCCGGTGGAACTGTCCGGGGTGGACCTTTGCATCGACCAGTGGCATCTGGTCGATGACGACCGCCTGGCGCTCGATCTCGTGTTCACGCCGCCGCTCGGCGGGAGCAACTTCGTCGCCGCCGCCGACGGGATCGGCGCCGTGCTGGTGCGCGACGACCTGGACCGGCGCCGGATCGATGAACCGGCGGTCTTTCTCGGCGGCACCGCCAACTACTATCACTGGATGCTCGACACTCTGCCGCGGCTGGCGGCGGTCGAAGGGCTGGACGGACGGCTGCTGGTCAATTCCGCACCGAGCGGCTTCCAGATGCGGACGCTGGAACTGATAGGTGTTCCGCCCTCCCGCCTGATGGTGCCCGACGCGCCGGCCTTGACGCGATTCGCCCGGCTGACCGTTCCGGGCCTGGTGTCGCGGCCCCGGCGCGCCGACGGCCAGATGGACTGGATGGTGGCGTCGGTGGAGCGGGAGGCGGCGGTATGGGTGCGGGACCGGCTGATGGAGGGGATCGCCGTCCACCCCCGGCAGCCCGCGCGCATCCTGGTCTCACGCGAGGGATCGCTGTTCCGGCGGTGCGACAACGAGGGGGTTGTAAGCCGGATCGCGGCGGACCGCGGCTTCGTCACCGTGCGGCTGGAGGAACTGGCCTTCGACGAGCAGGTATCGCTTTTCGCGGGGGCGGAGATCGTGATGGGCGTCCACGGCGCCGGCTTCACCAACATGCTCTTCGCGCCGCCGGGCGCGCTGCTGATCGAACTCCACCCCGCCGGCCATCTGCCGGAGTTCTACCGCCAACTGACGCGGTTGATGGGCCAGGGGCACGCGGCGATCGGCGGCCCCCTCACCCAGGCGCTTCACCCGGCACGCGAGTACAACTGGAATTTCAGGATCGATACGGCCGAGCTGGACCGGCGCCTCGCCGAGCTGGGAGCCTAG
- a CDS encoding YihY/virulence factor BrkB family protein: protein MPFGKAWQVLVTAFNGWLEDRAASMGAAIAFYTLFSLAPMLLLIIAIAGLVFGPEAAQGALMGQLEGMMGREGAAALQAMIASAGKPVSGTIATVVALVTLIVGATTVFAELQSSLNVIWKADPPPGSSVVWLVKVRLLSLSLIGAIGFLLLVSLVVSATLTALSDYLAGIMPGLDLMMQATNLVISLAVVTTLFAMIYKMLPDTRIPWRDVWFGSFITAVMFSIGKLLISLYLGSSNIASAYGAAGALVIVLMWVYYSAQIFLFGAEITWAFSLTHGSRARGHAQPAAEGRAG, encoded by the coding sequence GTGCCGTTCGGAAAAGCCTGGCAGGTTCTGGTAACCGCCTTCAACGGGTGGCTTGAGGACCGGGCAGCCAGCATGGGCGCGGCGATCGCGTTCTATACCCTGTTCTCGTTGGCTCCGATGCTGCTGCTGATCATCGCGATCGCCGGGCTGGTGTTCGGTCCCGAGGCGGCGCAGGGGGCCCTGATGGGCCAGCTGGAGGGCATGATGGGCCGCGAGGGCGCCGCGGCGCTCCAGGCCATGATCGCCAGCGCCGGGAAGCCGGTCTCCGGGACGATCGCGACCGTGGTCGCCCTGGTCACGCTGATCGTCGGCGCCACCACCGTGTTCGCCGAACTCCAGTCCTCGCTCAACGTCATCTGGAAGGCCGATCCGCCGCCGGGATCCAGCGTCGTCTGGCTGGTCAAGGTGCGCCTGCTGAGCCTGTCGCTGATCGGCGCCATCGGCTTCCTGCTGCTGGTCTCCCTGGTGGTGAGCGCGACGCTGACGGCGCTGAGCGACTATCTCGCCGGCATCATGCCGGGCCTCGACCTCATGATGCAGGCGACGAACCTGGTCATCTCGCTGGCCGTGGTCACGACCCTGTTCGCGATGATCTACAAGATGCTGCCGGACACCCGGATCCCGTGGCGCGACGTCTGGTTCGGTTCCTTCATCACGGCGGTGATGTTCTCGATCGGCAAGCTGCTGATCAGCCTCTACCTGGGGAGCAGCAACATCGCGTCGGCCTACGGCGCTGCCGGTGCTCTGGTGATCGTCCTGATGTGGGTCTACTACTCCGCCCAGATCTTCCTGTTCGGGGCGGAGATCACCTGGGCCTTCTCACTGACGCACGGCAGCCGGGCACGCGGCCACGCGCAGCCGGCAGCCGAAGGCCGGGCGGGCTGA
- a CDS encoding YsnF/AvaK domain-containing protein, with protein sequence MTKTVVALYDSAAEAESVTRDLSAAGFTGTETIDSSSMGSGSAGWSDASAADSSLGAGSMAGGVPGITGAAGTGTAAPSGGASGGILSRLRSAGVPEDDSHVYAEGVRRGGALVIARLADDNVEQGLEIMSNHGAVDIDERGSRWRSEGWSRYDEDAGPYTGTGLTEAASSMRTTNTTTDTVAGTGEETVIPIAEEQIAVGKRQVQGGGVRVRSYVVETPVEETVRLREESVHVERRAVDRPVDAGADAFRERSVNLTETSEEAVVSKTARITEEVVVGKDVTERTEHVSDTVRRTEVDVDRAADTDRIATDRTATDRTVDRDRDI encoded by the coding sequence ATGACCAAGACCGTTGTTGCCCTTTACGACAGTGCCGCCGAAGCCGAGAGCGTCACCCGCGATCTTTCCGCCGCCGGATTCACCGGCACCGAGACCATCGACAGCTCCTCGATGGGCTCCGGCTCCGCCGGGTGGTCCGACGCAAGTGCTGCCGATTCGTCGCTGGGCGCCGGATCGATGGCCGGCGGCGTGCCCGGCATCACCGGCGCCGCCGGGACCGGAACGGCGGCGCCGTCCGGCGGCGCATCGGGCGGCATCCTGAGCCGGCTTCGCAGCGCCGGCGTTCCCGAGGACGACTCCCATGTCTATGCCGAGGGCGTCCGCCGCGGCGGCGCGCTGGTGATCGCCCGCCTGGCCGACGACAATGTCGAGCAAGGCCTGGAGATCATGAGCAACCATGGCGCGGTGGATATCGACGAGCGCGGCTCGCGCTGGCGTTCCGAGGGCTGGAGCCGCTACGACGAGGACGCGGGTCCCTACACCGGCACCGGCCTGACCGAGGCCGCCTCGTCCATGCGGACCACCAACACCACCACCGACACGGTCGCCGGCACCGGGGAAGAGACCGTTATCCCGATCGCCGAGGAGCAGATCGCCGTCGGCAAGCGTCAGGTCCAGGGCGGCGGCGTCCGGGTCCGCAGCTACGTGGTCGAGACGCCGGTCGAGGAGACCGTGCGGCTGCGCGAGGAGTCGGTCCATGTGGAGCGCCGGGCGGTCGACCGCCCGGTCGATGCCGGGGCGGACGCCTTCCGGGAGCGGAGCGTCAACCTGACGGAGACCTCCGAGGAGGCGGTCGTTTCCAAGACCGCCCGTATCACCGAGGAGGTCGTCGTCGGCAAGGACGTGACGGAGCGGACCGAGCATGTCTCGGACACGGTGCGCCGGACCGAGGTGGACGTCGATCGGGCAGCGGATACCGACCGGATCGCGACCGACCGGACCGCGACCGACCGCACGGTCGATCGCGACCGCGACATCTAA
- a CDS encoding YsnF/AvaK domain-containing protein yields MVDRPDDPTRPQTVPVVEEELRIGTREVETGRVRVRTVTREHEQAIDQALASVAVDVERITIDREIHETPEVYDDGETLVIPVVEERLVVEKRLFLREEIHIRRRRTESRHQENVTLRSQDVIVERETADGDPTGSSIAKGNAER; encoded by the coding sequence ATGGTGGATCGACCGGACGACCCGACACGGCCGCAAACTGTTCCGGTTGTCGAGGAAGAGTTGAGGATCGGCACGCGCGAGGTCGAAACAGGCCGGGTCCGGGTACGGACCGTAACGCGCGAGCACGAGCAGGCGATAGACCAGGCATTGGCATCCGTCGCCGTCGACGTGGAGCGAATCACGATCGACCGGGAAATCCACGAGACGCCGGAAGTCTATGACGACGGCGAAACGCTTGTGATACCGGTCGTCGAAGAACGCCTAGTCGTCGAAAAGCGGCTGTTCCTGCGCGAGGAGATTCACATCCGTCGCCGCAGGACCGAAAGCCGCCATCAGGAAAACGTAACCCTCCGGTCGCAGGACGTTATCGTCGAGCGCGAGACCGCCGACGGCGATCCGACCGGATCATCCATAGCAAAAGGAAACGCTGAACGATGA
- a CDS encoding HU family DNA-binding protein: MNRAELVAAVADQTGQTKADAGKAVDAAFTVIAQALAAGDEVKVPNFGSFSVAERAAREGRNPQSGEKITIAASKQAKFSAAKGLKDALNG, encoded by the coding sequence ATGAATCGAGCCGAACTCGTGGCCGCCGTGGCCGACCAGACGGGGCAGACGAAAGCGGATGCCGGCAAGGCGGTCGACGCCGCATTCACTGTCATCGCCCAGGCTTTGGCGGCCGGCGACGAGGTCAAGGTTCCGAACTTCGGCAGCTTCAGCGTGGCTGAACGGGCCGCTCGCGAAGGGCGCAATCCCCAGAGCGGCGAGAAGATCACCATCGCTGCGTCGAAGCAGGCGAAGTTTTCGGCGGCCAAGGGCCTCAAGGACGCCCTGAACGGCTGA
- a CDS encoding glycosyltransferase family 2 protein: MPSYNSAAFIREAIDSITAQTFPHFELLVCDDGSTDDTIGIVEELAEKDERIRLIRNQHGGVSRNCNVGLLEARFPWIARLDADDIAMPDRLETQIRAAERHPEVVCWGGAARLVSRQGRRLRGTQLGPVDAGEFEEIRRTGKVIYILGPTVMFRSDLALELGGYDPRFDGAEDIELLSRLADRGQVRTLPKVLTHYRIHGQSVTAHRSARQRVLFSFIEARNKARLDGGDLELDHYLANQAARPAIVRLRETIAGLGSQYYRNTSIHFAERRLLRAMATASVAMALQPVTTSQRFGGRVTRGIVRRVAEAVGVGRRAMEMSPEAGDRPIP, from the coding sequence ATGCCATCTTACAATTCGGCGGCGTTCATCCGTGAAGCCATCGACAGCATCACCGCCCAGACGTTTCCGCATTTCGAACTTCTGGTTTGTGACGACGGCTCCACGGACGATACCATCGGGATCGTCGAGGAACTGGCCGAGAAGGACGAACGGATCAGGCTCATCCGCAACCAGCATGGCGGCGTCAGCAGGAACTGCAATGTCGGCTTGCTGGAGGCCAGGTTCCCGTGGATCGCGCGGCTGGATGCCGACGACATTGCCATGCCGGACCGGCTCGAAACCCAGATCAGGGCGGCCGAACGCCATCCCGAGGTGGTCTGCTGGGGCGGCGCTGCGCGGCTCGTCAGCCGTCAAGGCCGTCGGCTCCGCGGAACCCAGCTCGGTCCGGTCGACGCCGGGGAGTTCGAAGAGATTCGCCGGACCGGCAAGGTGATCTATATCCTCGGCCCGACCGTCATGTTCAGGAGCGACCTCGCCCTGGAACTCGGCGGGTATGATCCGAGGTTCGATGGCGCCGAGGACATCGAGCTGCTGAGCCGGCTGGCCGACCGGGGCCAGGTCCGGACTCTGCCCAAGGTCCTGACCCACTACAGGATCCACGGCCAGAGCGTGACGGCCCACCGGTCCGCCAGGCAGCGCGTCCTGTTCTCCTTCATCGAGGCGAGGAACAAGGCGCGCCTGGACGGCGGCGACCTGGAACTGGACCATTATCTCGCCAACCAGGCGGCGCGCCCCGCCATCGTGCGGCTTCGCGAGACCATCGCCGGATTGGGCAGCCAGTATTACCGCAACACCAGCATCCATTTCGCGGAACGGCGCCTGCTCAGGGCCATGGCCACGGCATCCGTCGCCATGGCGCTTCAACCCGTCACCACGTCGCAGAGATTCGGCGGGCGTGTCACGCGGGGCATCGTCCGCCGGGTGGCCGAGGCGGTCGGCGTCGGCAGGCGCGCGATGGAGATGTCGCCGGAAGCCGGCGACCGGCCGATCCCCTGA
- a CDS encoding GMC oxidoreductase codes for MNDGDCVGEHRVDLLWSRLRYFGGTTGHWGGNCAPLDEQDFEERAWVPDSGWPFPKSELDASYPKAYEYCELPSANFSADYWAAQSASFRERRIALAGDPIGEKIMLKSPPTRFGEVYRTALSRAGNRCDVYLHANVVEIETTGEASRVTALRTRGIDGQTCRFRAGIYILASGIENARLLLLSNSVRPQGLGNDHDVVGRYFMAHTTLRTGRAMLSLPEGTASYYATLGWEQRFLSEVNPFIDALQPSRAAQQREGILNSVVFFEESYEGEKTPGFVAMRRIAKQIVHGRMPSNLVHDLGIVVGDLDEVVKALYARSFGDRSYKILQTRFFCEQAPDRDSRVMLGDDLDALGQRKLVLDWRLNDLDKRTIIRTQNLLAEQFGALGVGRLQVEFDSESDPWPKGVDSSAHFMGTTRMSTDPRRGVVDGDCRVHGIDNLYVAGGSVMPTSGATMVTVNIVALAVRLAGHLRSRLS; via the coding sequence TTGAACGACGGCGACTGCGTCGGCGAACATCGGGTCGACCTGCTGTGGAGTCGTCTGCGTTATTTCGGCGGAACCACTGGTCACTGGGGCGGCAACTGCGCGCCGCTCGACGAGCAGGATTTCGAGGAACGCGCCTGGGTGCCGGACAGCGGCTGGCCGTTCCCGAAATCGGAGCTGGATGCCAGCTATCCCAAGGCCTACGAATACTGCGAACTGCCGTCGGCCAATTTCTCGGCCGACTACTGGGCGGCGCAGTCCGCGTCCTTCCGGGAGCGGCGGATCGCCCTGGCGGGCGATCCGATCGGCGAGAAGATCATGCTGAAAAGCCCGCCGACACGCTTCGGCGAGGTCTACCGGACAGCGCTGTCCAGGGCAGGAAACCGGTGCGACGTCTACCTTCACGCCAATGTCGTGGAGATCGAGACGACCGGGGAGGCCAGCCGGGTCACCGCCCTGAGGACCCGGGGCATCGACGGGCAGACCTGCCGCTTCCGGGCGGGCATCTATATCCTGGCGTCGGGCATCGAGAACGCGCGGCTGCTGCTGCTGTCGAACAGCGTGCGTCCCCAAGGGCTGGGCAACGACCACGATGTGGTCGGCCGCTATTTCATGGCGCACACCACCTTGCGCACCGGGCGGGCCATGCTGTCGCTGCCGGAGGGAACGGCCAGCTATTACGCGACCCTCGGGTGGGAGCAGCGTTTCCTCAGCGAGGTGAATCCCTTCATCGACGCGCTGCAGCCGAGCCGCGCCGCGCAGCAGCGCGAGGGCATCCTGAACAGCGTCGTGTTCTTCGAGGAGAGCTACGAGGGCGAAAAGACCCCCGGCTTTGTCGCGATGCGGCGGATCGCCAAGCAGATCGTCCATGGCCGCATGCCGTCCAACCTCGTGCATGACCTGGGCATCGTGGTCGGTGATCTGGACGAGGTGGTCAAGGCCCTCTACGCCCGGAGTTTCGGCGACCGCAGCTACAAGATCCTGCAGACCCGGTTCTTCTGCGAGCAGGCGCCCGACCGGGACAGCCGGGTCATGCTGGGGGACGATCTCGACGCCCTGGGGCAAAGGAAGCTGGTCCTGGATTGGCGGCTGAACGACCTGGACAAACGCACGATCATCAGGACCCAGAATCTGCTGGCGGAGCAGTTCGGGGCACTCGGCGTCGGGCGTCTCCAGGTGGAGTTCGACTCCGAATCCGACCCGTGGCCCAAGGGCGTCGACTCCTCGGCCCATTTCATGGGGACGACCCGGATGAGCACCGATCCCCGCCGCGGCGTCGTCGACGGCGACTGCCGGGTCCACGGCATCGACAATCTTTACGTGGCCGGCGGGTCGGTGATGCCGACATCGGGTGCCACCATGGTGACCGTGAACATCGTGGCATTGGCCGTGCGCCTCGCGGGACACCTGCGGAGCCGGCTGAGTTGA
- a CDS encoding competence/damage-inducible protein A, which produces MTQHTREAEVTAALLIIGNEILSGRTKDANLPFLAEKLNGIGIRLREARVVPDLEAEIIDAVNALRARYTYVFTTGGIGPTHDDITSECVAKAFGVALERNAEAVARLQAHYKTDQINEARLRMANVPAGGILIDNPVSKAPGFQIGNVFVLAGVPMIMQGMVENLLPRLRGGARMLARTVSCGLPEGTLAEGLEAVQKRFPEIEIGSYPYLRNKEYGVSLVLHGTDEAMLEEATGAVAALVRDLGGEPSVTVGYS; this is translated from the coding sequence ATGACCCAGCACACCCGGGAGGCGGAAGTCACCGCCGCCCTGCTCATCATCGGCAACGAGATCCTGTCGGGGCGGACCAAGGATGCCAACCTGCCCTTCCTGGCGGAGAAGCTGAACGGCATCGGCATCCGCCTGCGCGAGGCCAGGGTCGTCCCCGACCTGGAGGCCGAGATCATCGACGCGGTCAACGCGCTGCGTGCCCGCTATACCTATGTCTTCACCACGGGCGGCATCGGGCCGACCCACGACGACATCACGTCGGAATGCGTCGCCAAGGCGTTCGGCGTGGCGCTGGAACGGAACGCCGAGGCGGTCGCGCGGCTTCAGGCCCACTACAAGACCGACCAGATCAACGAGGCGCGCCTGCGCATGGCCAACGTCCCGGCCGGGGGGATCCTGATCGACAACCCGGTCAGCAAGGCTCCCGGCTTCCAGATCGGCAACGTGTTCGTACTGGCCGGCGTGCCGATGATCATGCAGGGCATGGTGGAGAACCTGCTGCCCCGGCTGCGCGGTGGTGCCCGCATGCTGGCCCGGACGGTGAGCTGCGGTCTGCCCGAGGGAACGCTGGCCGAAGGGCTGGAAGCCGTGCAGAAGCGTTTCCCCGAGATCGAGATCGGCAGCTATCCCTATCTCCGGAACAAGGAATACGGTGTCAGCCTGGTGCTGCACGGCACCGACGAGGCCATGCTGGAAGAGGCGACCGGGGCGGTGGCGGCCCTGGTCCGCGATCTGGGCGGCGAGCCGTCGGTCACGGTGGGGTATTCCTGA